In Macadamia integrifolia cultivar HAES 741 unplaced genomic scaffold, SCU_Mint_v3 scaffold3134, whole genome shotgun sequence, the following proteins share a genomic window:
- the LOC122067806 gene encoding protein FAR1-RELATED SEQUENCE 5-like, translating into MENVCMNDASEPEFGMLFNSEQDAYDYYNSYGREMGFSVRRHFVNKSKKDNTTITSRGFVCSKAGCRLSDKRDINIVNPRAETRTNCEARMNIYLVDEGKYKCRDFVREHNHELHTTSTVHMMRSQRNMLDIHRYEIDLADDSGIRPRSTVELMGRHAGGIENLSYMTQDVRNYLRTKRQRALTYGEAGSLMKYFVTQTRNNPSFTYSFQLDSEEQITNIFGMGKGWQSQVAGYCGLRAGCKETEDSLQLTLIEMKNFVFRFRH; encoded by the exons ATGGAGAATGTTTGCATGAATGATGCGAGTGAACCTGAGTTTGGGATGTTATTCAACTCAGAACAGGATGCATACGATTATTACAATAGTTATGGACGGGAAATGGGGTTTAGTGTTAGGAGACACTTTGTGAATAAAAGCAAGAAAGACAACACGACTATAACATCTAGGGGATTTGTCTGTTCAAAAGCTGGTTGTCGGTTGAGTGACAAGCGAGACATCAATATTGTTAACCCTCGAGCTGAGACAAGAACAAATTGCGAGGCACGAATGAACATATATTTGGTTGATGAGGGAAAATACAAGTGCCGTGACTTTGTGAGAGAACATAATCATGAGCTTCATACTACATCAACAGTTCATATGATGCGTTCACAAAGGAATATGTTAGACATACATAggtatgaaattgatttggcaGATGACTCGGGAATCAGGCCTAGATCCACAGTTGAGTTGATGGGTAGGCATGCTGGTGGGATTGAAAACCTAAGTTATATGACTCAAGATGTTAGGAATTATCTTCGCACTAAAAGACAACGTGCCTTAACATATGGTGAAGCAGGTAGTTTGATGAAGTACTTTGTTACCCAAACTAGGAACAACCCATCTTTCACATACTCATTTCAGCTGGATAGTGAAGAACAAATAACTAACATATTTGGGATGGGAAAAGGATGGCAGTCCCAGGTAGCAG GTTATTGTGGGCTTCGTGCAGGCTGCAAAGAGACTGAAGACAGTCTGCAACTGACCTTGATAGAGATGAAAAACTTTGTATTTCGATTTCGGCACTAA